A stretch of Acidimicrobiales bacterium DNA encodes these proteins:
- a CDS encoding DUF192 domain-containing protein: protein MGWLVVDGTAVAPLEMAETRAERRRGLLGREGIEGAMLLRPARSVHTIGMRFAIDVAHLDADMVVISLVTMVPWRVGRWRRHAHQVIEADAGAMQRWGIAPGVRVEVTA from the coding sequence GTGGGATGGCTCGTCGTCGACGGCACTGCGGTCGCCCCGCTCGAAATGGCCGAGACGCGCGCCGAGCGGCGGCGAGGGCTCCTGGGGCGCGAGGGGATCGAGGGTGCGATGCTCCTGCGCCCCGCCCGTTCGGTCCACACGATCGGGATGCGGTTCGCGATCGACGTCGCCCATCTCGACGCGGACATGGTCGTGATCTCGCTCGTCACGATGGTGCCGTGGCGCGTCGGACGCTGGCGGCGGCATGCTCATCAGGTGATCGAAGCCGACGCAGGGGCGATGCAACGCTGGGGCATCGCGCCGGGTGTGCGGGTGGAGGTGACCGCGTGA
- the rsmI gene encoding 16S rRNA (cytidine(1402)-2'-O)-methyltransferase, translating to MSGALVLVATPIGNLGDLAPRAVEALRSAALICCEDTRRTGRLLAHAGVSGVRLRRVDEHTEAGAVDEVVALLAGGDDVALVSDAGTPGVSDPGARLVSAVLAAGHEVTTVPGPVAGIAALVASGFATDRFVFEGFLPRKGGERARRLDEIVAEERTVVLYESPKRLGATLRDLAVAAGVARRAVVAREITKLHEEFVRGTLGELRDRYDTAPKGEVVIVIEGAAPAAPASDDEIVEALTARLDAGATVRDAVDEVAARLAVSRRRTYDLALAVRDGTDPPR from the coding sequence GTGAGCGGGGCGCTCGTGCTCGTGGCCACGCCGATCGGCAACCTCGGCGACCTCGCCCCGCGGGCCGTGGAGGCGTTGCGTTCCGCCGCGTTGATCTGTTGTGAGGACACCCGACGGACGGGTCGACTGCTCGCCCACGCCGGGGTCTCGGGGGTGCGGCTGCGGCGGGTGGACGAACACACCGAGGCCGGTGCCGTCGACGAGGTGGTCGCCCTGCTGGCCGGTGGGGACGACGTGGCCCTCGTGTCGGACGCGGGAACCCCCGGTGTCTCCGACCCCGGGGCCCGACTCGTGAGCGCCGTGCTCGCGGCCGGCCACGAGGTCACGACGGTGCCAGGCCCGGTTGCCGGCATCGCCGCCCTCGTGGCGAGCGGATTCGCGACCGACCGTTTCGTGTTCGAAGGATTCCTGCCCCGCAAGGGCGGCGAACGGGCGCGGCGCCTCGACGAGATCGTGGCGGAGGAGCGCACGGTCGTCCTCTACGAGTCGCCGAAGCGTCTGGGCGCGACGCTGCGCGATCTGGCCGTCGCGGCTGGGGTAGCTCGGCGGGCGGTCGTCGCCCGGGAGATCACGAAGCTCCACGAGGAGTTCGTGCGGGGCACCCTCGGCGAACTGCGGGACCGCTACGACACCGCCCCCAAGGGCGAGGTCGTGATCGTCATCGAGGGGGCCGCCCCGGCGGCCCCGGCGTCGGACGACGAGATCGTCGAGGCGCTGACGGCCCGACTCGACGCCGGTGCGACCGTGCGCGACGCCGTCGACGAGGTCGCGGCGCGGTTGGCCGTTTCCCGCCGCCGCACCTACGACCTGGCGTTGGCCGTGCGCGACGGCACCGACCCGCCGCGGTAA